aagagAGTTTTATAAGTAGCATCTTACCTTGGTGTACTAGGATATGTCCGGGCTGTGGGGCTGCCTTCTACTGCCCGACCCCGACCAGGGTAGGTGTTGGTGCTGGATGTGTCACTGTATCGCCCGCTGCCCCCACTCGTTCCCACTGAGCGCCTGGCAGGGAAGCAATATGGTGAGACGTCCTAATATCAAATGCAGCAGATCTTTTACATCATTCTGAAACAAAAGAAGGAGGCAACAGTACCTGCGCTGACCTGAGGAGGGCTTTCGACTTGGAGTGAGAGACATTGGTGTGCGAGGGACCTCCAACCTCTCCACGGCTGTCTCTAGAGAGGGACGCTAGGAGCCCTCACAGCTGGACTGTAACAACCatcatacacagaaacacatggaaaatTAATCCCAAAACACTGTCTTCAGGAATCTGTCACGCTATTTCAGTAAAGCAGTgcaatgaaatattcaaaaatggCGTGCTCAGTGTGTAGCATTACTTCTTCACTGAAAGTCAGTGACGGTAGTCTAACCCTAATAACCCTAATAAAGAAAGAGTCTAGGCCAGCGGCGAATAAAGCGTCCTTTCTCTGCTGACACAAAGGGGACACAGTGAGTTCACAGTCAGTGCAGCTGCCTCTCTCTGAGCTGTGCCCTCCCCatctgcagagctgcagataACATTAACTGATGTCAAAGggcaaaaacaaagaaaatctgaCATGTAGTGGCTGATATATGATGATAAAATGATCATTATGGTCATTATCTGTCTACAGTGAAATAACAATTTCCCTATTACTGTTAGTTCCTATTGCAGGGTCCCATAACTACAGAAATCaacaataatttaatttcactcaTATGTCACTCCCTATAAGCAGGAGCCagaattttagaaatactgagatCATGAAAGCATCTGCCCCCTTTTAATCATttggatttttcatattttactgtttatcaCTGTTCAATGTCTGTATTTTTCGCAACGTGAAGGACAAAATGCTCTTTAAAGACAGCACCAAAATGGTGGACAAATACTTCCTTATAGTCCTTATAGGCCACGATATCAAAActcaaaccaaaatgcatcGAGTATATAAAGCTGGTGTTGAACGCTAGACTATATGTCATTTAggtaaatcattttattttatgaaatacTAATGTATTAAAGAGTTTGATATATACAGTAAGGTTCAGActttctgtatatatatatagttaaatgaaaaaagagtcAAAATATATCACTATTCCCCAAAGTAAGGTATCCTATAGGCTTTGATATTGATACCTAGGCCtatcttttattcatttatattttgttggACAAAAGCAATGCAATCTAAGTATCCTGAGTCTAAACACCCATCAAAGAACCTGTAAAAACCCAGAGGAGATGACCTCAGCCTCCACGGCCCGCCCTaaaggtaaaaataataatgagcTTATATAGATGAGGCTGCTTATTGTCTGTCACCACCTCAGTTATGGAGCAGCTTGGTTCTGtctaacagcaaaaaaaaccacTATGATGAGGACAAAATGTTCTCATCTTTCTCTAAAAGTCTCTGGTTTCATGCATCTCTGTAAAGGTTAGAAACCTGCTGATCCAGACCTCAAATATACCTGCTGTCTGGATAAATCTCTGTCATGActgcagacgcacacacacacacatacacacacagatctgcGCCTGATGAATAAAACAATCTAAAACAGACATAGTCATTTTGTCCTATATTTAAATTCTAGGACAATGAGGCAGGAAATTTCacatccctctctccttctgaCTGCGCAACAAGTGGCCACTACGTTATTGGTGAGAAATACGCAATCATCTTACGTAAGTATCTGTGTTTACTGTGGAGGCGAGCAGCAGACAGTAGGTGGATAAAACTGCACTCAAAGCAGCATTCACACCTCCTTGAGATGATGAGACAGTCAGCTGATGATGCCAGAATGTTTCAGAATTAATAACATCAGGAGGAGCAGGGATGTGAGGAATCATTATGGCATTAAAACGCAGCATTTTCTCCACATCTATCGCCTTATAATAAGTGTtgaataaacagcagaaaaaaaagtgtcatcaTTGGTTTGCGTGTTCAGCTTGAGGGTCCCTAAACAGAACAACCCAGCAGGGACTTTCCTTTAAAGAAAACCCCTTTTATAAtcaatgcaagaaaaaaaaaagctgactAACAAAATTAAGCCCCAGCTGTGTCCTACATACGGTTACTCAACAAGAATATTTACTGGGAGTCTGCATCTAAAGACCGACACACCTTACATTAACAGTACCGTTGTACACTACCATGTCCGCAGGTGGAAGTTGTTGCATCGTAGAAAAGCTTCAGTTCCCGCCGGGTGTGATGGTCGCTGAACAGTCCCTGGTGGCAGCAGGAAGAAAAGATGCtgctgatgatgctgatgagagTCCATCCTGCAGCCATGAAGCTCGGAGATGAAATGAGGCAACTGCGACTGCTGCATCGGTGCTTCTTAAAGTGACAGTAGTGGGATAATGCTTCATTTAACAGGACTGATTATTGACTGACTTTTTCATGTATGTGGGTAATGTTGCCTgacaggtgattttttttttttagtttagaaaCCAAATTCATTCAGACTAGTACATGATGTACAACACGAATGAATGTGTAGACAGTCATTCACTGACTAATACAGGACACAGTTAGGAGCTGCACACACCCACAGCAAAGTTTGCTTctatattataaaaaaaatacatttaaaacattcatttatgtatttattttaacacaatCTTATAAGCCATAACAGATATTTACaatctcaaatgaaaaaaacatttcaaatggcTTAAATGATTCACATTCTCAGGACTTTTTACAGAATGAGCTCTGAGAACCAGAGGGAAATGGGAACGCCACTGAATTCAAGTCTTGTAAAGTCGTTCCTACGACTTTCAAACATTTGGTCCGTATTAGTGATCATCTCCTACAATCATGTAGAGACTTCTGGTAAAAGAAGTTGTGggctaataaataaatataactcATGAGCATATTAACACTGTATAATGTAACACTAGTCACCCATTCTCAGAAGGATCATTTACAGTTTTCTGGATTTAAGCTGcaggaaaaaatatttaaaatattgaccATGAGTGACAGGTGGATATATGAATTGAGTGTCATGTCCCAAACCctgataatataaaataaatgtttgtaaaacattaaaatttatacaAATAGATAaaattttcagtcatatttgtGATTCATATGTATTTTACCCACTGAAACAATGTTAAAttttgactttctttttttttttttttttttttaaaaggagggCCAATCCTTAATGTACTGTTTAAGAATAAAGCAAAGATGACCAGCCAACAACGTCAATAATGCCTTTAAAGCAATAATTTGCTATTCTGTCAGATACAACACCACAGAGTGGTTCTTAAGACCTTGTTTGATGCAACATACTATACGTTGTGAGGAACaacagaataaatagaagagGAACAGGTGTAAAACACTAACTCAAAATGCAGCCACAGTAATACCTGCATCCTGTCAGATTTTGcctaaaataacaacaataaaaaatatgaattaatccAAAAGGACTTCTCACATCACTTAAACTCTGACAAAGAGGTTTCAGGGGAAACGTTCCTTCATTGATGCCCTCCTCATTTCTCACAAAAGAAAAGTGCCGAGAACAAGCAAACAGTATGTACAAGTTTTtagacacacagatatacagacGTGTGTGACATATAATCAAAAAAATCTTCTTTCCAAGCTGTTTTTAACATCCAACTCATAAACCTaagttaataaattaattttactcTGGGAAAATGACTTCATAACACAGACATGTGCTACTTGTGCATGAGGCAGATCCAGTAGAACCCAAGGCCTCACttaataaaactgttttctgcTTTACTAGTTAAAGAACTTGGGTCCCGGCGTGGCGAAGATGTCCTGATAAGGTCCGCTCTGGTGCAGATGGAGggcttgttgttttttcaggaCCAGGAGACAGAAGAAAGTGGTTGCAGCCTGCGAGCGAGTGCTCCCTGCACACAGTGCCTCCAGGCTGAACATGCTGTCACTGTTGCTCTGGCTCTGcagcacaagcacacacacacaggagaatTTAATTTCTCCAACATCATCCCTAATCCTGCCCTGTCCTCATCTCTAAATCCCTGTCGACTGTGGCTATAGATTTTATCTGCCATTCAGGGTTAAACAGAGCATGGACCCCGCCTAAACAGGGAATTACAGTCCTGTGTATTGAATGTGGAGGCTTTAGGAAGAGGTTATTCACAATTAGATTGTTCTGAATTTACATGTGAGATGGGGTAGTCGGTGTTATTGCCTCACTAATACCTGAACATTCATTTTTAGGTCCTTACTTTTAGAGTGTTCAGAAGCTTCTCTGCTCGCCTGGTTATCTTCCTCTCCTCAAAGTCCTGGCTGTCCAGCATAGACTGCAGGTTAGAAAAGGACCGTATTTCAGTCAGTGATACCGGGCGCATCTCCAAGACAGCATGGAAAATTAACACCCGCCATCTGTCAAACGCTCATAGATTGTCTACTGTACCAGCCACTTTCACAGACAACCATCCATTATTAGTTCACTTTCTACAGACAAGGCAGGTGAAATTGGGAGTCTGACAGATAATAACTCCCCTGCTCCACTTTACTTTCGTAACTGCGTGTGTTCACAAACACCTGAGTGTGCATGGACGATGACTGAGTCTCTTGCGCCATGTAAGACGGATGAACAAACATGGAGTCTTCTGATGGAAGTTCTGGATGAGTAAATTCAGATCTGTTTTCATCCTGATGCACAGTagagattataaaaaaaaaaaaaagagtgagaatGAAATCATTTCACCGTACGTACCTTTTCTTTGTCAGAAACGCTAATATTTACCTGTATGAGCTCTGAGTAATTCTCATGTCGGTTGTCGTTTGTGTGACCAAGGTCTGTCAACTCAGTGTTGTGCGTTTTTTCACGGTCTACTGACGAATCTACAACACTGATGCTGTCTGTGTTGAGGGCACTTATGTCTCTCTGCGCTATACGAGACAGAATGCAGAGCTTATGTAACAAAACGGAGGCAGAACAGAAGGCAACACCAGCTATACATCACTGCTTAAATATGCAAGTTCCTACCCTCCTGTTCATCCAGCCGCATCGCCTCAACCTCCTCACTCACACCATGTTTCACCTGGAACATACTCTTAGCAAAGAGCTGCAAAGGCAAAATGAGATTTAACAGTAATAGATTAAAAGATTAAGTGCTTTTATGATGCTCACATTGCAGGGAACAGATCTGGGTTATCTCTTTTTACCTCCTTGATCTGTGGAGTTACTAGGGTGGAACACGGCTGTGCAAAGAGTTTGTCTGCACCTCCGCTCTCCTTCCACTGCATCAGCTGTCGGGTGGGGGGAGCCATGTCCAAAGGGGAGACCAGATCTGAGTAGTCAGCAAGCTGCTCTCTGATAGCTTCATTGGTCAGCTCCTTAGACTGGTCCACCACTAACTTGCGTTTCCtcttccccctcttcctctctgagtttgctgaggagaaaaacagtcaCAGTTCATATAAATGCTTGTTTTGGTTTAAGTACAAACAGCCTacgtgttgtgtgtatgtgtgtaaatcttCGGTTTGGCTCTTCTTTCAATGTTTAGATTTATAAGCGTGATGAATATGTGTGGTTTCAGAAGGCTGATGCCGGTGTTTGTGATGACACTTGAGTAACTGTTTGCATAATGTCGATTTATGAGTTGAGGGAACAGAGTTTTAAAGGAGTTGTTTGGTTGGTTGTGCCTACGAGTGATGGCCACGGGTTCAAGGGCAAAGGCTTCCTCCTCATTAGCGAGCACGGTGGTCTCATTCAGTGTAGGAGTCGCCACCTCCGCAGGATCCCTCCGGTCAGCATCTGGAAAACATATGGGAGTCTATTTTGAGCTTAAAAATAAGTCTGTATGCAAATGTGCTCTcttgatgaataaaaaataacaacactgtCCACTGTTACTGGTGTATCATCAAACAGAAACCACATCTACACAAGCAACCCCAAGTgaaaattagagctgaaacaattaatagatcaattagttgatcaacataaaatgaatcagcaactattctcAGTAATTTTTTAtgacaaaaatgccaaacaatcCCTCTTTCAACCTTCTCACTTGTGAtgatgctgcttttctttgtcttatctGTTAATTAATTGAATATCAGTCAGTTTTGAATCGTTAGTCAGGcataacaagacatttgaagacgacACCTCTGGGCTTTAAGAAATTTTGacagacattttataaaccaaacgattaattgagaaaataatcggtaaattaatcaataataaatatagttgttagttgctgccctaGTGCAAATACAAAATATCGTATGGGCACATCAATAACAATTATTGCATAACGACTAAGCAAGTGTTCAAATGGGGATGTTCTACATTCATGCTAATGGAAGGTAAATACAGGAAGTATATAACTGTAATGTGctgtaaaatatttatcatGATGAGCTTTTACCGTGCTTGTAATTGAACCTGGAGTTCTCTGGATTTTCGTTTTTAGGCTCCTCTGGG
This window of the Thunnus albacares chromosome 5, fThuAlb1.1, whole genome shotgun sequence genome carries:
- the rad21l1 gene encoding double-strand-break repair protein rad21-like protein 1; amino-acid sequence: MMFYTQLFTSKRGSLAKIWLAAHWERKLTKAHVFDCNLETTIRDIISPKMKIGLRTSGHLLLGVVRIYSRKAKYLLADCNDALVQIKMAFRPGQTDMPVEGLEATVKAITLIEDFTAFDSQLPHPSDIDVMDHFSLNQCRSEEITLKEDFGNGFLNLAEIRDESQSLQNGLLDMSFHSLAQHGDTFGDEDKGFDLLDFLTNSSDYPESTDFIPEEPKNENPENSRFNYKHDADRRDPAEVATPTLNETTVLANEEEAFALEPVAITPNSERKRGKRKRKLVVDQSKELTNEAIREQLADYSDLVSPLDMAPPTRQLMQWKESGGADKLFAQPCSTLVTPQIKELFAKSMFQVKHGVSEEVEAMRLDEQEAQRDISALNTDSISVVDSSVDREKTHNTELTDLGHTNDNRHENYSELIQDENRSEFTHPELPSEDSMFVHPSYMAQETQSSSMHTQSMLDSQDFEERKITRRAEKLLNTLKSQSNSDSMFSLEALCAGSTRSQAATTFFCLLVLKKQQALHLHQSGPYQDIFATPGPKFFN